In Cupriavidus basilensis, the following proteins share a genomic window:
- a CDS encoding SpoVR family protein yields MAYLSTGSEWTFELIQRYDREIARIAGDFGLDTYPNQVEIITAEQMLDAYASSGLPVGYSHWSYGKHFLASERSYQRGHMGLAYEIVINSNPCIAYLMEENTMPMQALTIAHACYGHNSFFKGNYLFRTWTNADAIIDYLLFAKNYVAECEQRYGEQEVEALLDSCHALQNYGVDRYKRPKKLSIAEEQARQTERENYLQTQVNDLWRTLPKHRAHALEDDEGFERDAAFPPEPQENLLYFIEKNAPKLAPWQREIVRIVRKIAQYFYPQRQTKVMNEGWATFWHYTILHQLYEEGLVNDAFMMELLQAHTNVIYQPPYNSPYYSGLNPYTVGFLMFQDLRRMCENPTEEDYRWAPEFAGSDWRKTLDFAMRNFKDESFLLQFLSPRVIRELKLFSVLDDDREGKLRVTAIHDDEGYRNIRQLLANQYDLSNMEPNIQITNVDVGGDRSLTLRHLQNDRRPLAQNFDEVIRHVTRLWGFTVRLEVAYEDGRRESKYECKPERRHRKAA; encoded by the coding sequence ATGGCATATCTCTCTACCGGCTCCGAGTGGACCTTCGAGCTGATCCAGCGTTATGACCGCGAAATCGCACGCATTGCCGGCGACTTCGGTCTGGACACCTATCCCAACCAGGTCGAGATCATTACCGCGGAGCAGATGCTAGATGCCTATGCATCGTCCGGCCTGCCGGTGGGCTACAGCCATTGGTCGTACGGCAAGCATTTCCTCGCATCCGAGCGCAGCTACCAGCGCGGGCACATGGGCCTGGCCTACGAGATCGTCATCAATTCGAATCCCTGCATCGCGTACCTGATGGAGGAGAACACCATGCCCATGCAGGCGCTGACCATCGCGCACGCCTGCTACGGCCACAACTCCTTCTTCAAGGGCAACTACCTGTTCCGCACCTGGACCAACGCCGATGCCATCATCGACTACCTGCTGTTCGCCAAGAACTACGTAGCCGAATGCGAGCAGCGCTATGGGGAGCAGGAAGTCGAGGCGCTGCTCGATTCCTGCCACGCGCTGCAGAACTACGGGGTGGACCGCTACAAGCGGCCCAAGAAGCTCTCCATTGCCGAGGAGCAGGCGCGCCAGACCGAGCGGGAGAACTATCTGCAGACGCAGGTCAACGACCTGTGGCGCACCTTGCCCAAGCACCGCGCACACGCGCTGGAAGACGATGAAGGGTTCGAGCGCGACGCCGCCTTCCCGCCGGAGCCGCAGGAAAACCTGCTCTACTTCATCGAGAAGAACGCACCCAAGCTGGCGCCGTGGCAGCGAGAGATCGTGCGCATCGTGCGCAAGATCGCGCAGTACTTCTACCCGCAGCGCCAGACCAAGGTCATGAACGAAGGCTGGGCCACGTTCTGGCACTACACCATCCTGCACCAGCTATACGAAGAAGGCCTGGTCAATGACGCCTTCATGATGGAGCTGCTGCAGGCGCACACCAATGTGATTTACCAGCCGCCGTACAACAGCCCCTACTACAGCGGCCTCAACCCGTACACCGTGGGCTTCCTGATGTTCCAGGACCTGCGCCGCATGTGCGAGAACCCGACTGAGGAAGACTACCGCTGGGCGCCGGAGTTCGCCGGCAGCGATTGGCGCAAGACGCTCGACTTCGCCATGCGCAACTTCAAGGACGAGAGCTTCCTGCTGCAGTTCCTGTCGCCGCGCGTGATCCGCGAGCTCAAGCTGTTCTCCGTGCTCGACGATGATCGCGAAGGCAAACTGCGCGTGACCGCCATCCATGACGATGAGGGCTACCGCAACATCCGCCAGTTGCTGGCCAACCAGTACGACCTGTCGAACATGGAGCCCAACATCCAGATCACCAATGTGGATGTGGGCGGAGACCGCTCCCTGACCTTGCGCCACCTGCAGAACGACCGCCGCCCGCTGGCGCAGAACTTTGACGAGGTGATCCGCCACGTCACGCGGCTGTGGGGCTTTACGGTGCGCCTGGAAGTGGCCTATGAAGATGGCCGGCGCGAATCC
- a CDS encoding YeaH/YhbH family protein — translation MATVIDRRENGGNKSAVNQQRFIKRYREQIRQAVAKAVSGRKIMDIEQSGQVSIPVKDISEPAFHHGQGGRREWIHPGNKKFVRGDSFDRQQQGGGGGGSKASDSGEGEDDFVFSLSREDFLNFFFEDMALPDMAKRHLAKIAEVRKVRAGFSIDGTPSNLSILRTMRSSLGRRIALSSPYQKKLAVLEQEYGEVLEQDGPYSARALELMKEMRHLRACVERVPFIEKLDLRYNNRVLKKRPQAQAVMFCLMDVSGSMDESRKDLAKRFFMLLYLFLKRNYDRIDVVFIRHHTVAKEVNEEDFFHSRESGGTVVSSALKLMVEVIHDRYPASQWNIYCAQASDGDNWAGDSELCGRLLRESILPLVQYYAYVEVASEEPQNLWEEYLAVKDRHENFAMQRIIGADEIYPVLHDLFQKKAAWPSSR, via the coding sequence ATGGCCACGGTCATCGATCGGCGCGAGAACGGCGGCAACAAGAGTGCCGTCAACCAGCAACGCTTCATCAAACGCTACCGCGAACAGATACGCCAGGCGGTAGCGAAGGCGGTGTCCGGCCGGAAGATCATGGACATCGAGCAAAGCGGGCAGGTGTCCATTCCGGTCAAGGACATCTCCGAGCCCGCCTTTCACCACGGCCAGGGCGGCCGGCGGGAGTGGATCCACCCGGGCAACAAGAAATTCGTCCGGGGGGACAGCTTCGACCGCCAGCAGCAAGGCGGCGGTGGAGGCGGCTCCAAGGCGAGCGATTCGGGTGAAGGCGAGGACGATTTCGTCTTCAGCCTGTCGCGCGAGGATTTCCTCAATTTCTTCTTCGAGGACATGGCGCTGCCGGACATGGCCAAGCGCCACCTTGCCAAGATCGCCGAGGTCCGCAAGGTCCGGGCTGGCTTCTCGATCGACGGCACCCCGTCCAACCTGTCCATCCTGCGCACGATGCGAAGCTCGCTCGGGCGGCGCATTGCCTTGTCCAGTCCTTACCAGAAAAAGCTCGCGGTGCTGGAGCAGGAGTATGGCGAGGTGCTGGAGCAGGACGGGCCTTACTCGGCACGGGCGCTGGAGCTGATGAAGGAAATGCGTCACCTGCGCGCCTGCGTGGAGCGCGTGCCCTTTATCGAAAAGCTCGACCTGCGCTACAACAACCGCGTGCTGAAAAAGCGCCCGCAGGCACAGGCGGTGATGTTCTGCCTGATGGATGTGTCCGGGTCCATGGATGAGAGCCGCAAGGATCTCGCCAAGCGCTTTTTCATGCTCTTGTACCTCTTTCTCAAGCGCAACTACGATCGCATCGACGTGGTGTTCATTCGTCATCACACGGTGGCGAAGGAAGTGAACGAGGAAGATTTCTTCCATTCGCGCGAATCCGGTGGTACGGTCGTATCGAGCGCGCTCAAGCTGATGGTCGAGGTCATTCACGACCGCTATCCCGCCAGCCAGTGGAATATCTACTGTGCCCAGGCCTCGGACGGCGACAACTGGGCGGGCGATTCGGAGTTGTGCGGGCGCTTGCTGCGCGAGTCCATCCTGCCGCTGGTGCAGTACTACGCCTATGTGGAAGTGGCCTCGGAGGAGCCGCAGAACCTGTGGGAAGAGTATCTGGCGGTCAAGGACCGGCATGAGAACTTCGCCATGCAGCGCATCATCGGGGCGGACGAGATCTACCCTGTACTGCATGACCTGTTCCAGAAGAAGGCGGCATGGCCATCCAGCCGCTGA
- a CDS encoding PrkA family serine protein kinase has product MDIFGHYATRFEARKEEEYSIQEYLDICKKDPSAYATAAERMLAAIGQPELVDTHHDPRLSRLFFNKVIRIYPAFREFYGMEDTIEQIVAFFKHAAQGLEERKQILYLLGPPGGGKSSLAEKLKALMEQVPIYALKGSPIHESPLGLFAPEEDGKILEEDYGIPVRYLNTIASPWAVKRLHEFNGDITRFRVVKLRPSVLSQIAISKTEPGDENNQDISSLVGKVDIRKLEDFPQDDPDAYSYSGGLCLANRGLLEFVEMFKAPIKVLHPLLTATQEGNYKGTEGFGAIPFDGVILAHSNEAEWTTFKADKNNEAFLDRIYIVKVPYCLRVSEEVKIYDKLLRSSSLSAAPCAPNTLKMMGQFAVLTRIKEPENSNIFSKMRVYDGESLKDVDPKAKSYQEYRDYAGIDEGMNGLSTRFAFKVLSKVFNFDNTEVAANPVHLLYVLEQQIEREQFPPEQEAKLRSYIKEYLTAPFVEFIGKEIQTAYLESYSEYGQNIFDRYVVFADLWIQDQEYRDPNTGEILDRNALNDELEKVEKPAGISNPKDFRNEIVNFVLRARANNAGKNPAWTSYEKLRMVIEKRMFSTTEDLLPVISFNAKSSREDQDKHANFVNRMVEKGYTAKQVRLLVEWYLRVRKSS; this is encoded by the coding sequence ATGGACATTTTCGGCCACTACGCCACACGCTTCGAAGCTCGCAAGGAAGAGGAATACAGCATCCAGGAGTATCTGGATATCTGCAAGAAGGATCCTTCGGCCTATGCGACCGCGGCCGAGCGCATGCTCGCCGCCATTGGTCAGCCGGAACTGGTGGACACCCACCACGACCCTCGGCTGTCCCGCCTGTTCTTCAACAAGGTCATCAGGATTTATCCGGCCTTCCGCGAGTTCTACGGCATGGAAGACACGATCGAGCAGATCGTCGCCTTCTTCAAGCACGCCGCGCAGGGACTCGAGGAGCGCAAGCAGATCCTCTACCTGCTCGGGCCCCCCGGAGGCGGCAAGTCCTCGCTGGCGGAAAAACTCAAGGCGCTGATGGAGCAGGTTCCCATCTACGCATTGAAGGGCTCACCCATCCATGAATCTCCGCTCGGGCTGTTCGCACCCGAGGAAGACGGCAAGATCCTGGAAGAGGACTACGGCATCCCGGTGCGCTATCTCAACACCATTGCCTCGCCCTGGGCGGTCAAGCGCCTGCACGAGTTCAATGGCGACATCACGCGCTTCCGCGTGGTCAAGCTGCGTCCTTCGGTGCTGTCGCAGATTGCGATCTCCAAGACGGAGCCGGGCGACGAGAATAACCAGGACATTTCGTCGCTGGTGGGCAAGGTCGATATCCGCAAGCTGGAGGATTTCCCGCAGGACGACCCGGATGCCTACTCGTACTCCGGCGGGCTGTGCCTGGCCAACCGCGGGCTGCTTGAGTTCGTGGAAATGTTCAAGGCGCCGATCAAGGTCCTGCACCCGTTGCTGACCGCCACCCAGGAGGGCAACTACAAGGGCACTGAAGGCTTCGGCGCGATCCCCTTCGACGGGGTCATCCTGGCGCACTCGAACGAAGCCGAGTGGACAACCTTCAAGGCCGACAAGAACAACGAGGCTTTCCTCGACCGGATCTACATCGTCAAGGTGCCATACTGCCTGCGTGTGTCTGAGGAGGTGAAGATCTACGACAAGCTGTTGCGCAGCAGTTCGCTATCGGCCGCGCCGTGCGCGCCCAACACCTTGAAGATGATGGGGCAGTTCGCCGTGCTCACCCGCATCAAGGAGCCGGAGAATTCAAACATCTTCTCCAAGATGCGGGTCTATGACGGCGAGAGCCTGAAGGATGTCGACCCCAAGGCCAAGTCGTACCAGGAGTACCGCGATTACGCCGGCATCGACGAAGGCATGAACGGCTTGTCCACGCGCTTCGCCTTCAAGGTCTTGTCCAAGGTCTTCAACTTCGACAATACCGAGGTAGCCGCCAATCCGGTGCACCTGCTCTATGTGCTCGAGCAACAGATCGAGCGCGAGCAGTTCCCGCCGGAGCAGGAAGCCAAGCTGCGGTCGTACATCAAGGAGTATCTGACCGCACCGTTCGTGGAGTTCATCGGCAAGGAGATCCAGACCGCTTACCTGGAGTCGTATTCCGAATACGGCCAGAACATCTTCGATCGCTACGTGGTGTTTGCCGACCTGTGGATCCAGGACCAGGAATATCGCGACCCGAATACCGGCGAGATTCTCGATCGCAACGCGTTGAACGACGAGCTTGAGAAAGTCGAGAAGCCCGCGGGGATATCCAACCCCAAGGACTTCCGCAACGAGATCGTCAACTTCGTGCTGCGCGCGCGGGCCAACAACGCGGGCAAGAACCCCGCGTGGACCAGCTACGAGAAGTTGCGCATGGTGATTGAGAAGCGCATGTTCTCCACCACCGAAGACCTGTTGCCCGTGATCTCGTTCAACGCCAAATCCTCTCGCGAGGATCAGGACAAGCACGCGAACTTTGTCAACCGCATGGTTGAGAAGGGATACACCGCGAAGCAGGTCCGCTTACTTGTGGAGTGGTATTTGCGCGTAAGAAAATCATCGTAA
- a CDS encoding acyl-CoA dehydrogenase family protein, whose translation MGNSDKNMAMAARRVSWMSEDLVMFQDTVRRFVERELVPNEARWAERGYIDREVWNRAGEVGLLCASIPEEYGGGGGNFAHEAVICNEMARAIATSLGNGVHSGIVAHYLLNYGIEAQKRNWLPQMASGAMVAAIAMSEPGAGSDLKSVRTRAVREKTQNGDIYRINGAKTFITNGYHADLVCVVAKTDPDAGTKGVSLIMVETRDQPGFRRGRILEKIGQKGQDTAELFFDDVCVPVENLLGDEEGKGFYQLMQQLPQERMIIALGAVASMQRAIELTTDYVRERQVFGKPLIDMQNTRFKLAECKTEATIAATFVDDCMVRLLKGELDAPTAAMAKWWCSQKNCEIIDECLQLHGGYGYMLEYPIARMYANARVSKIYGGSNEIMKELVARTL comes from the coding sequence ATGGGAAATTCCGACAAGAACATGGCGATGGCCGCCCGCAGGGTGTCCTGGATGAGCGAAGACCTGGTCATGTTCCAGGACACCGTACGCCGCTTCGTGGAGCGCGAGCTGGTGCCGAACGAGGCGCGCTGGGCCGAGCGCGGCTACATCGACCGCGAAGTCTGGAACCGCGCCGGCGAGGTTGGCCTGCTGTGCGCCAGCATTCCCGAGGAGTACGGCGGCGGCGGCGGGAACTTTGCCCACGAGGCTGTGATCTGTAACGAAATGGCACGCGCCATCGCCACCAGCCTGGGCAATGGCGTGCACAGCGGCATCGTGGCCCATTACTTGCTCAACTACGGTATCGAGGCACAGAAGCGCAATTGGCTTCCGCAGATGGCTTCAGGCGCCATGGTGGCCGCCATCGCCATGTCGGAGCCCGGCGCAGGCTCGGATCTCAAGTCGGTACGCACCCGAGCGGTGCGTGAGAAGACCCAGAACGGAGACATCTATCGCATCAACGGTGCAAAAACCTTCATCACCAATGGCTACCATGCCGATCTCGTTTGCGTGGTGGCCAAGACCGATCCCGATGCCGGCACGAAAGGGGTCTCGCTCATCATGGTCGAGACCCGGGACCAGCCCGGCTTCAGGCGCGGCCGCATTCTGGAAAAAATCGGGCAGAAAGGCCAGGACACCGCCGAGTTGTTCTTCGACGACGTGTGCGTGCCGGTGGAGAACCTGCTGGGCGACGAGGAGGGCAAGGGTTTCTATCAACTGATGCAGCAACTGCCGCAGGAGCGCATGATCATCGCGCTTGGTGCGGTAGCGAGCATGCAGCGTGCGATCGAGCTCACCACCGATTACGTGCGCGAGCGGCAGGTGTTTGGAAAACCGCTGATCGATATGCAGAACACGCGCTTCAAGCTGGCGGAGTGCAAGACCGAGGCAACCATCGCCGCCACGTTCGTCGATGATTGCATGGTGCGCTTGCTGAAGGGCGAACTCGATGCGCCCACCGCGGCCATGGCCAAGTGGTGGTGCTCGCAGAAGAACTGCGAAATCATCGACGAATGCCTGCAGCTGCATGGCGGGTACGGCTATATGCTCGAATACCCGATCGCGCGCATGTACGCGAACGCGCGGGTCAGCAAGATCTATGGCGGCTCCAACGAGATCATGAAGGAGCTGGTGGCACGCACGCTGTGA
- a CDS encoding enoyl-CoA hydratase/isomerase family protein — METIRYAVADGVATLTLDFPKRKNALNGTMRREIGEVVHQLRQDTSVRALILTGAGSDFCSGGDISSMQGEISAEQGRQRLAAIHPWLEDLIHLDRPVIAAVDGAAYGAGFSLALVADIILATPRARFGLPFLRLGLVPDCGVFYTLPRMIGLQRAKTLMFSMRELSAAAALEQGIVMEIVPPEALQARALALASAFTEASPVAVALTKKALNASLNQDLHSMLEMEADGQGIAFATAYRQEAATRFLEKQPPRYRWPD; from the coding sequence ATGGAGACCATCCGCTACGCCGTCGCCGACGGCGTTGCCACCCTCACGCTCGACTTCCCGAAGCGCAAGAACGCCCTGAACGGCACCATGCGCCGCGAGATCGGCGAGGTCGTGCACCAGTTGCGCCAGGACACCAGCGTGCGCGCGCTGATCCTCACCGGCGCGGGCTCGGATTTCTGTTCCGGCGGCGACATCAGCTCGATGCAGGGCGAAATCAGCGCTGAGCAGGGCCGCCAGCGCCTGGCGGCCATCCATCCGTGGCTGGAAGACCTGATCCACCTCGACCGTCCCGTGATCGCGGCGGTAGACGGCGCGGCCTATGGCGCCGGCTTCAGTCTGGCTCTCGTGGCCGACATCATCCTGGCCACGCCGCGCGCGCGCTTTGGCCTGCCTTTCCTGCGCCTGGGCCTGGTCCCGGATTGCGGGGTGTTCTACACGCTGCCGCGCATGATCGGCCTGCAGCGCGCCAAGACGCTGATGTTCTCGATGCGTGAACTGAGCGCCGCGGCGGCGCTGGAGCAAGGCATCGTGATGGAAATCGTGCCGCCCGAGGCGCTGCAGGCGCGCGCGCTGGCGCTTGCCTCGGCCTTCACCGAGGCCTCGCCGGTGGCGGTTGCGCTGACCAAGAAGGCGCTCAATGCCTCGCTGAACCAGGACCTGCACAGCATGCTGGAGATGGAGGCGGACGGCCAGGGTATCGCTTTCGCCACCGCGTACCGCCAGGAGGCCGCCACGCGCTTCCTGGAAAAGCAGCCGCCGCGCTATCGCTGGCCCGACTGA
- a CDS encoding Bug family tripartite tricarboxylate transporter substrate binding protein, with product MKTSRRNWLGQAAALGGGGLLGAWQWPAQAQGTYPARPIRMVVPYPAGGGTDTIARMIGQRLTEAWGQPVVVDNKPGASGMLGNDIVAKAPPDGYAMLLGITAMIQSPSLYKRIPYDVARDFAPVSLLARSSDLFVVPNRVPATTLAEFVALAKAGKLSYGSYGNGTSSHLHGELLKMQAHMDLAHIPYKGAAPLMSDVLGGQVDSAFVDVTSANSYLNSGKFKILAITGTQRYKSIPSVPTFAQAGYTGFEPSGWFSMFLPANTPHDVVIRLSTEIARIVRLPDISQKLVAMGLQPVGSSPEELAAVIATDTPKWARIVRDANIQLD from the coding sequence ATGAAGACATCGAGACGAAACTGGCTGGGCCAGGCGGCCGCGCTGGGCGGTGGTGGGTTGCTGGGCGCATGGCAGTGGCCCGCTCAGGCGCAGGGCACCTATCCGGCACGCCCCATCCGCATGGTGGTGCCGTATCCCGCCGGCGGCGGCACCGATACCATCGCGCGCATGATCGGCCAGCGCCTGACCGAGGCCTGGGGCCAGCCGGTGGTGGTGGACAACAAGCCCGGCGCCAGCGGCATGCTCGGCAACGACATCGTGGCCAAGGCGCCGCCCGACGGCTACGCGATGCTGCTCGGCATCACCGCCATGATCCAGTCGCCCAGCCTGTACAAGCGCATCCCGTACGACGTGGCCCGCGACTTCGCGCCGGTTTCACTACTGGCCAGGTCCTCCGACCTGTTCGTGGTGCCCAACCGGGTGCCGGCGACCACGCTCGCCGAGTTCGTGGCCCTGGCCAAGGCCGGCAAGCTCAGCTACGGCTCCTATGGCAACGGCACCTCCTCGCATCTGCATGGCGAGCTGCTCAAGATGCAGGCGCACATGGACCTTGCACACATTCCTTACAAAGGCGCCGCGCCGCTGATGAGCGACGTGCTGGGCGGGCAGGTGGATTCGGCCTTTGTCGACGTGACCTCGGCCAACAGCTATCTAAATAGCGGCAAGTTCAAGATCCTCGCCATCACGGGCACCCAGCGCTACAAATCGATTCCGTCGGTACCGACTTTCGCGCAGGCGGGCTACACCGGGTTTGAGCCGAGCGGCTGGTTCTCGATGTTCCTGCCCGCCAATACGCCGCACGACGTGGTTATTCGGCTCTCCACCGAGATCGCCCGCATCGTGCGGCTCCCGGACATCTCGCAAAAGCTGGTGGCGATGGGGCTGCAGCCGGTGGGCTCGTCCCCGGAGGAACTGGCCGCGGTGATCGCGACCGACACGCCCAAGTGGGCACGCATCGTCCGCGACGCCAACATCCAGCTCGACTGA
- a CDS encoding long-chain fatty acid--CoA ligase: protein MNQAASATHAPAYRSPHWPAGMPAEVCVPRTSLAYNVEVAARRYPDKTAIQYFHTAISYAGLHAQIERMAGYLQQACGVAPGDRVVLFSQNCPQFIVAYYAILRAEAVVVPANPMWLTGELEHVAADSGAVAAFVAAELYPQIAPLHGASLAHVIVHQYGDMLEPAGGTGGVPAWLCERAPLPAGAPAGATLATWTQADAAGHAPRAHEAGYDTLCMLAYTSGTTGHPKGCMHTHGTLMSAAVGSQLWRSASPQSVCLSVAPMFHLLGMQNGIHAPLYLGATIVLLPRWDRAAAADLIERYQVSTWAAPPAMLVDFFAQPGIGERNLSSLAYLGGGGAAMPDAVATMLQERFGLPYVEAYGLTETAAFLLSNPRHRPKRECLGIATFGVDARVIDPHTLAELPQGELGEIVTHGAQVMRGYWRNPQADAESFIEIDGKRFLRTGDLGFMDEEGYFFMRDRLKRMINASGFKVWPAEVENLLYGHPAIHEACVIAARDARRGETVKAVVALKPGARGTPEASAEQIMAWCRERLAAYKVPRIVSFVDALPKSATGKIQWRALQELEQDQGGDQPAAAGSVA, encoded by the coding sequence ATGAATCAAGCTGCTTCTGCTACCCACGCCCCGGCCTACCGTTCTCCCCACTGGCCTGCGGGCATGCCCGCCGAGGTGTGCGTGCCGCGCACCAGCCTGGCCTACAACGTCGAGGTCGCCGCCCGGCGCTATCCGGACAAGACCGCGATCCAGTATTTCCATACGGCCATCTCCTACGCCGGCCTGCATGCGCAGATCGAGCGCATGGCCGGCTACCTGCAGCAGGCATGCGGCGTGGCGCCGGGCGACCGCGTGGTGCTGTTCAGCCAGAACTGCCCGCAGTTCATCGTGGCCTACTACGCCATCCTGCGTGCCGAGGCGGTGGTCGTGCCAGCCAACCCGATGTGGCTGACCGGGGAGCTCGAACACGTGGCCGCGGACAGCGGCGCGGTGGCGGCTTTCGTCGCGGCGGAGCTTTATCCGCAGATCGCGCCGCTGCATGGCGCCAGCCTGGCGCATGTCATCGTGCATCAGTACGGGGACATGCTCGAGCCGGCTGGCGGCACCGGCGGCGTGCCCGCCTGGCTTTGCGAGCGCGCCCCGCTGCCCGCCGGCGCACCCGCAGGCGCCACGCTGGCGACCTGGACGCAGGCCGACGCCGCGGGCCATGCCCCGCGCGCGCATGAGGCCGGATACGACACGCTGTGCATGCTGGCCTACACCTCGGGCACCACTGGCCATCCCAAGGGCTGCATGCATACGCACGGCACGCTGATGAGCGCGGCGGTGGGCTCGCAGCTGTGGCGCAGCGCCAGCCCGCAGAGCGTGTGCTTGTCGGTCGCGCCGATGTTCCATCTGCTGGGCATGCAGAACGGCATCCACGCGCCGCTTTACCTGGGCGCCACCATCGTGCTGCTGCCGCGCTGGGATCGCGCGGCAGCAGCAGACCTGATCGAGCGCTACCAGGTTTCCACCTGGGCCGCGCCGCCCGCCATGCTGGTGGATTTCTTCGCGCAGCCGGGCATCGGCGAGCGCAACCTCTCCAGCCTTGCCTACCTGGGCGGCGGCGGGGCCGCCATGCCGGACGCCGTGGCCACCATGCTGCAGGAGCGCTTTGGCCTGCCTTACGTCGAGGCGTACGGCCTGACCGAGACCGCCGCCTTCCTGCTGTCCAATCCGCGCCACCGGCCCAAGCGCGAATGCCTGGGCATCGCCACGTTCGGCGTGGACGCGCGCGTGATCGACCCGCACACGCTGGCCGAGCTGCCGCAGGGCGAGCTGGGCGAGATCGTGACCCATGGCGCGCAGGTGATGCGCGGCTACTGGCGCAACCCGCAGGCCGACGCGGAATCGTTCATCGAGATCGATGGCAAGCGCTTCCTGCGCACCGGCGACCTCGGCTTCATGGACGAGGAAGGCTATTTCTTCATGCGCGACCGGCTCAAACGCATGATCAACGCGTCCGGCTTCAAGGTCTGGCCGGCGGAGGTGGAGAACCTGCTCTACGGGCATCCCGCCATCCACGAAGCCTGCGTGATCGCCGCGCGCGACGCGCGCCGCGGCGAGACCGTCAAGGCCGTGGTGGCGCTCAAGCCGGGGGCGCGCGGCACGCCCGAGGCCAGCGCCGAGCAGATCATGGCGTGGTGCCGCGAGCGGCTGGCGGCTTACAAGGTGCCGCGCATTGTCAGCTTTGTCGATGCCTTGCCCAAATCGGCCACCGGCAAGATCCAGTGGCGGGCATTGCAGGAGCTGGAGCAGGACCAAGGCGGGGATCAACCGGCCGCTGCTGGCAGCGTGGCCTGA
- a CDS encoding Bug family tripartite tricarboxylate transporter substrate binding protein: MQHTRRKALQQIGAGALAAGGLGLGLSPARAAAFPAKPVRLVVPYPAGGATDVLARAIAEPLGKMWQRPILVENRPGASGMIGADAVAKADADGHTALLTITTLVQAPSLYAKAPFDPVRDFAPVSNLGTTSLVFAVHNSVPATTLAEFIALVRSRPRQFNYGSYGTGSSGHLYCEVFNEAAGLDMTHVSYKGEAPELNDLLGGQIPAAIISVMGARPHMATGRLRALAVTGPARAPQLPDVPTFRESGIAGMDSMGWFGLLLPAAAPRPVVEKFSADVNRVLAMPAVRARMNDMGVVLAGSTPDAFAETMRSDYARWGKVIRTRNIRLD; this comes from the coding sequence ATGCAGCACACGCGCCGCAAGGCATTGCAGCAGATCGGAGCCGGCGCCCTCGCCGCCGGCGGCCTGGGCCTGGGGCTGAGCCCGGCGCGCGCCGCCGCCTTCCCGGCCAAGCCCGTGCGGCTGGTGGTGCCCTACCCCGCGGGCGGCGCCACCGATGTGCTGGCACGCGCGATTGCCGAGCCGCTCGGCAAGATGTGGCAGCGCCCCATCTTGGTGGAAAACCGCCCGGGCGCCAGCGGCATGATCGGCGCCGACGCCGTGGCCAAGGCCGATGCCGACGGCCATACCGCGCTGCTTACCATCACCACGCTGGTCCAGGCCCCCAGCCTCTATGCCAAGGCGCCGTTCGACCCGGTGCGCGATTTCGCCCCGGTGTCCAACCTTGGCACCACCAGCCTGGTGTTCGCGGTGCACAACTCGGTGCCCGCCACGACGCTGGCCGAATTCATCGCGCTGGTGAGGTCCAGGCCAAGGCAGTTCAACTATGGCTCCTACGGCACCGGCTCAAGCGGTCATCTCTACTGCGAAGTGTTCAACGAAGCGGCGGGGCTGGACATGACCCACGTGTCGTACAAGGGCGAGGCGCCGGAGCTGAACGACCTGCTCGGCGGGCAGATCCCCGCGGCGATCATCTCGGTGATGGGCGCGCGCCCGCACATGGCAACCGGCCGCCTGCGCGCGCTGGCGGTGACCGGCCCCGCGCGTGCGCCGCAATTGCCAGACGTGCCGACCTTTCGCGAGTCTGGCATCGCGGGCATGGATTCGATGGGCTGGTTCGGGCTGTTGCTGCCGGCCGCCGCGCCGCGCCCGGTGGTAGAGAAGTTCTCCGCGGACGTCAACCGCGTGCTGGCCATGCCAGCCGTGCGCGCGCGCATGAACGACATGGGCGTGGTGCTTGCCGGCAGCACGCCCGATGCCTTCGCCGAGACCATGCGCAGCGATTACGCGCGCTGGGGCAAGGTCATCCGCACCCGCAACATCCGCCTTGACTAA